A portion of the Achromobacter sp. MFA1 R4 genome contains these proteins:
- a CDS encoding FecR domain-containing protein — MAASPWYRTTRDAGALSPAVAQRALEWLVELQGDAVAPETVREWASWRAAHPDHERAWLRIESVQGTLQPLAGAAGAAIAQAALAAPACAQRRRALKAMSVLAITSGAAWGVGQVTPWREWTADHRSAVGERRRLTLPDGTRVVLNTDSAIDVRYDALQRRVALIAGEILIATAPDTAAPARPFLVETPHGTARALGTEYTVRLLGASTEVSVFQGAVQIQPRNGANPGLTLQAGLRAHYWARGVDQPAAAEENQIAWKDGFIVARGMRLDDFIAELGRYCRDTLSCDAAISGLRLSGSFPVNDVDKVLAALSATLNIRVQAETRLWRGRRLHLIAGPEAARPSALLQKS; from the coding sequence ATGGCCGCCTCGCCCTGGTACCGGACCACGCGCGATGCCGGCGCCCTGTCGCCCGCCGTGGCGCAACGCGCGCTGGAATGGCTGGTGGAACTGCAGGGCGACGCGGTCGCGCCGGAGACGGTGCGCGAATGGGCGTCCTGGCGCGCCGCGCACCCGGACCATGAACGGGCCTGGCTGCGCATCGAATCCGTCCAGGGCACGCTGCAGCCGCTCGCCGGCGCGGCCGGCGCCGCCATCGCGCAGGCCGCGCTTGCCGCGCCTGCCTGTGCGCAGCGCCGCCGCGCGCTGAAGGCCATGAGCGTCCTGGCGATCACGAGCGGCGCGGCGTGGGGCGTCGGCCAGGTCACGCCCTGGCGCGAATGGACAGCGGACCACCGCAGCGCCGTGGGCGAACGCCGCCGCCTGACCCTGCCGGACGGCACGCGCGTCGTGCTGAACACGGACAGCGCCATCGACGTGCGCTACGACGCCCTGCAACGCCGCGTGGCGCTCATCGCGGGCGAGATCCTGATCGCGACCGCGCCCGACACGGCCGCGCCGGCGCGCCCCTTCCTCGTCGAAACCCCCCATGGCACGGCGCGCGCGCTGGGCACCGAATACACCGTGCGGCTGCTGGGCGCATCGACCGAGGTCAGCGTCTTCCAGGGCGCGGTCCAGATCCAGCCGCGCAACGGCGCCAACCCCGGACTGACCCTGCAGGCGGGCCTGCGCGCGCACTATTGGGCGCGCGGCGTCGACCAGCCGGCCGCGGCCGAGGAAAACCAGATCGCCTGGAAGGACGGCTTCATCGTCGCGCGCGGCATGCGGCTCGATGACTTCATCGCCGAGCTGGGACGGTATTGCCGGGACACGCTCAGTTGCGATGCCGCCATCTCGGGTCTTCGGCTGTCGGGCTCGTTTCCCGTCAACGACGTGGACAAGGTGCTGGCCGCGCTCAGCGCCACCCTGAACATCCGCGTGCAAGCGGAAACCCGCCTGTGGCGCGGGCGGCGCCTGCACCTGATCGCCGGACCCGAGGCGGCACGCCCATCGGCACTGTTACAAAAAAGCTGA
- a CDS encoding GntR family transcriptional regulator — MNAITPAALQEPAADAVQAAVAALEEDIVFGRLHPRERLTEDELMARFGMKRHAVRQVLVDLELLGVVEKKRNVGAVVRAFSVREVMELYALREVLEVHAARQMPLPVPEARLAALVAVQREHDAAVAAGDARRVFRSNQRFHREFFGLLDNAVLGQAIEEYARRTHPIRFGSLVTAGHRERARQEHWTMIQALRDGDRQALMTVCRDHLIPSRDAYLASQQAYAQTHGATLAASAAF, encoded by the coding sequence ATGAACGCCATCACGCCCGCCGCCCTGCAGGAACCCGCCGCCGACGCCGTCCAGGCGGCCGTGGCCGCGCTGGAAGAAGACATCGTCTTCGGCCGGCTGCACCCCCGCGAACGCCTGACCGAAGACGAGCTCATGGCCCGCTTCGGCATGAAGCGGCATGCGGTGCGCCAGGTGCTGGTCGACCTGGAACTGCTGGGCGTGGTCGAGAAGAAGCGCAATGTCGGCGCGGTGGTGCGCGCGTTTTCGGTGCGCGAGGTGATGGAGTTGTACGCGCTGCGCGAAGTGCTGGAAGTGCACGCCGCCCGCCAGATGCCGCTGCCCGTGCCCGAAGCGCGGCTGGCCGCGCTGGTGGCGGTGCAGCGCGAGCACGACGCGGCGGTGGCCGCGGGCGACGCGCGCCGCGTGTTCCGCAGCAACCAGCGCTTTCACCGCGAATTCTTCGGGCTGCTGGACAACGCGGTGCTGGGCCAGGCCATCGAGGAATACGCGCGCCGCACCCACCCGATCCGCTTCGGCTCGCTGGTGACGGCGGGCCATCGCGAACGCGCGCGCCAGGAGCACTGGACGATGATCCAGGCCTTGCGCGACGGCGACCGGCAGGCGCTGATGACGGTCTGCCGCGACCACCTGATCCCCTCGCGCGACGCCTATCTGGCGTCGCAGCAGGCGTACGCCCAGACCCACGGGGCGACCCTCGCCGCCAGCGCCGCCTTCTGA
- a CDS encoding tripartite tricarboxylate transporter substrate binding protein, which yields MSDLRLRPRRAVLFSLLALCAGMSAPALSADAYPDKPVRLIVPYPPGGATDVIGRVLAQELTGALGQTVVVENRAGAAGNIGADQVAKAQPDGYTLLMGALTSHSINAALYRGRVTYDVEKSFAPVAIVGTVPLVFVVNPSVQAKTLSEFIALAKSKPGYVTMASAGNGSPQHLAGEMFKRTAGVDILHVPYKGSGPAMTDLMGGQVLSMIETVPAAQANIKAGKLRALAVTSPQRVDALPDVPTAAEAGLKDFEVSSMFGIVAPANTPAPVIERLNAELKKILAKPEVKASLLNQGAVATWTTPADAGARVSAEVARWTKVIDEAGVKGE from the coding sequence ATGTCAGACCTGCGTCTGCGGCCGCGCCGCGCCGTGCTCTTTTCCCTGCTGGCCCTGTGCGCCGGCATGTCCGCCCCGGCGTTGTCCGCCGACGCCTATCCCGACAAGCCCGTGCGCCTCATCGTGCCGTATCCGCCCGGGGGCGCCACCGACGTGATCGGCCGCGTGCTCGCGCAGGAACTGACCGGCGCGCTGGGCCAGACCGTGGTGGTCGAGAACCGGGCCGGCGCCGCCGGCAACATCGGCGCCGACCAGGTGGCCAAGGCCCAGCCCGACGGCTACACGCTGCTGATGGGTGCGCTGACCAGCCACTCCATCAACGCGGCGCTGTACCGCGGCCGCGTCACCTACGACGTGGAAAAGAGCTTCGCGCCGGTGGCCATCGTGGGCACGGTGCCGCTGGTATTCGTGGTGAATCCCTCGGTGCAGGCCAAGACGCTGTCCGAATTCATCGCGCTGGCCAAGTCCAAGCCCGGCTACGTGACCATGGCCTCGGCCGGCAACGGTTCGCCGCAGCATCTGGCCGGCGAAATGTTCAAGCGCACCGCGGGCGTCGACATCCTGCACGTGCCCTACAAGGGCAGCGGCCCCGCGATGACCGACCTGATGGGCGGACAGGTGCTCAGCATGATCGAGACCGTGCCTGCGGCGCAGGCCAACATCAAGGCCGGCAAGCTGCGCGCGCTGGCGGTGACCTCGCCGCAGCGCGTCGATGCGCTGCCCGACGTGCCCACCGCGGCCGAAGCCGGCCTGAAGGACTTCGAGGTCAGCTCGATGTTCGGCATCGTGGCGCCCGCCAACACCCCCGCGCCGGTCATCGAGCGGCTCAACGCCGAGCTCAAGAAGATCCTGGCCAAGCCCGAGGTGAAGGCATCGCTGCTGAACCAGGGCGCCGTCGCCACCTGGACCACGCCCGCCGACGCCGGCGCGCGCGTGTCGGCCGAGGTGGCCCGCTGGACCAAGGTGATCGACGAAGCCGGCGTCAAGGGCGAGTAA
- a CDS encoding sigma-70 family RNA polymerase sigma factor has translation MSTPGCAFPSSIETLYSDHHSWLRGWLRRRLGNADQAEDLAHDTFIRLLSSERVPATLAEPRAFLTTVAQHLVSNHWRREKLERAYLEALAQAPQAVYWSPEDRAIVLETLLELDRLLDGLPALVRRAFLLSQLEGRTHAQVAETLGISIPTVKRYLVKALQRCCFADLSFTG, from the coding sequence TTGAGTACGCCGGGATGCGCCTTCCCCTCCTCCATCGAAACGCTCTATAGCGACCACCACTCGTGGCTGCGCGGCTGGTTGCGCCGTCGCCTGGGCAACGCCGACCAGGCCGAAGACCTGGCCCACGACACCTTCATCCGCCTCTTGAGCAGCGAACGCGTCCCGGCCACGCTGGCCGAACCGCGCGCCTTCCTCACCACCGTGGCCCAGCATCTCGTGTCCAACCACTGGCGCCGCGAAAAGCTGGAGCGCGCGTACCTCGAGGCGCTGGCCCAGGCGCCGCAGGCGGTGTACTGGTCGCCCGAAGACCGGGCCATCGTGCTGGAAACGCTGCTGGAGCTGGACCGCCTGCTCGACGGCCTGCCGGCCCTGGTGCGGCGCGCCTTCCTGCTGTCGCAACTGGAGGGGCGCACCCATGCCCAGGTGGCCGAGACGCTGGGCATCTCCATCCCCACGGTCAAGCGTTACCTCGTCAAGGCCCTGCAGCGCTGCTGCTTTGCCGACCTTTCCTTTACCGGATGA
- a CDS encoding IlvD/Edd family dehydratase, translating to MTDETKGGKPAKGPFDSDGATAQGVARGLTNYGDKGFSLFLRKAFIKGAGLSDDALARPIIGIVNTGSSYNPCHGNAPQLIEAVKRGVMLAGGLPMDFPTISVHESFSQPTSMYLRNLMSMDTEEMIRAQPMDAVVLIGGCDKTVPAQLMGAASAGVPAIQLVTGSMLTGSHRGERVGACTDCRRYWGRYRAEEIDAVEIADVNNQLVASVGTCSVMGTASTMACITEALGMMVAGGASAPAVTADRVRVAERTGATAVAMAASRLTPDRILTGKSIENALRVLLAIGGSTNGIVHLTAIAGRLGIDIDLAGLDRISRETPVLVDLKPSGQHYMEDFHDAGGMPALLRELRPFLHLDALTVSGRTLGEELDDAPPPFKQDVIRTAAAPIYPVGGLAVLRGNLAPGGAIIKQSAANPDLMEHEGRAVVFEDAEDMARRIDDDALDVTADDILVLKRIGPTGAPGMPEAGYMPIPKKLARAGVKDMVRISDGRMSGTAAGTIVLHVTPEAAIGGPLAYVQNGDRIRLSVARREIALLVDDAELARRAAAQPITRPAADRGYRKLFLQSVTQADQGVDFDFLRAGVTHDTVPKK from the coding sequence ATGACGGACGAGACCAAGGGCGGCAAGCCCGCCAAGGGCCCCTTTGACAGCGACGGCGCCACCGCGCAGGGCGTCGCCCGCGGGCTCACGAACTACGGCGACAAGGGCTTTTCGCTGTTCCTGCGCAAGGCCTTCATCAAGGGCGCCGGCCTGTCGGACGACGCGCTGGCCCGTCCCATCATCGGCATCGTCAACACCGGCAGCAGCTACAACCCCTGCCACGGCAACGCCCCGCAGCTCATCGAGGCGGTCAAGCGCGGCGTCATGCTGGCGGGCGGCCTGCCGATGGACTTCCCGACCATCTCGGTGCACGAAAGCTTCTCGCAGCCCACCAGCATGTACCTGCGCAACCTGATGTCCATGGACACCGAGGAGATGATCCGCGCGCAGCCCATGGACGCGGTCGTGCTGATCGGCGGCTGCGACAAGACCGTGCCGGCGCAACTGATGGGCGCCGCCTCGGCCGGCGTGCCCGCCATCCAGCTCGTCACCGGCTCGATGCTGACCGGCTCGCACCGCGGCGAGCGCGTGGGCGCCTGCACCGACTGCCGCCGCTACTGGGGCCGCTACCGCGCCGAGGAAATCGACGCCGTCGAGATCGCCGACGTCAACAACCAGCTCGTCGCCAGCGTGGGCACCTGTTCCGTGATGGGCACGGCCAGCACCATGGCCTGCATCACCGAGGCCCTGGGCATGATGGTGGCGGGCGGCGCGTCCGCCCCGGCCGTCACCGCCGACCGCGTGCGCGTGGCCGAGCGCACCGGCGCCACGGCCGTCGCCATGGCGGCGTCGCGCCTGACGCCCGACCGCATCCTGACCGGCAAATCCATCGAGAACGCCCTGCGCGTGCTGCTCGCCATCGGCGGATCCACCAACGGCATCGTCCACCTGACCGCCATCGCCGGCCGCCTGGGCATCGACATCGACCTGGCGGGCCTGGACCGCATCAGCCGCGAGACGCCCGTGCTGGTCGACCTGAAGCCCTCGGGCCAGCACTATATGGAAGACTTCCACGACGCGGGCGGCATGCCTGCCCTGCTGCGCGAGCTGCGCCCCTTCCTGCACCTGGACGCGCTGACGGTATCCGGCCGCACGCTGGGCGAAGAACTGGACGACGCGCCCCCGCCTTTCAAGCAGGACGTCATCCGCACCGCCGCCGCACCCATCTATCCGGTGGGCGGCCTGGCCGTGCTGCGCGGCAACCTGGCCCCCGGCGGCGCCATCATCAAGCAGTCGGCGGCCAATCCCGACCTGATGGAGCACGAAGGCCGCGCCGTGGTGTTCGAGGACGCCGAGGACATGGCGCGCCGCATCGACGACGACGCGCTGGACGTGACCGCCGACGATATCCTGGTGCTCAAGCGCATCGGACCCACCGGCGCGCCGGGCATGCCCGAAGCGGGCTACATGCCCATTCCCAAGAAGCTGGCGCGCGCCGGCGTCAAGGACATGGTGCGGATCTCGGACGGCCGCATGAGCGGCACCGCGGCCGGCACCATCGTGCTGCACGTGACGCCCGAGGCCGCCATCGGCGGACCGCTGGCCTACGTGCAGAATGGCGACCGCATCCGCCTGTCGGTGGCCCGGCGCGAGATCGCGCTGCTGGTCGATGACGCCGAACTGGCCCGCCGCGCCGCCGCCCAGCCCATTACCCGGCCCGCCGCCGACCGTGGCTACCGCAAGCTGTTCCTGCAGTCCGTGACGCAGGCCGACCAGGGCGTCGACTTCGACTTCCTGCGCGCGGGCGTCACGCACGACACCGTTCCCAAGAAGTAA